A region from the Dinoroseobacter shibae DFL 12 = DSM 16493 genome encodes:
- a CDS encoding surface lipoprotein assembly modifier → MAAQPALPGAARSTLPVDGAAIEARFLRGLALLNGGQAAAAIPLFLDILAGDPTLVRVRLELARAYFAAEQWSRAREEFFAVLSTDLPEPARLRVLGFIRAIDARRGFDWDLSIGLVTLGERRRYDSDTVDLEIAGTVLPFTLERDTDTEPGLRVTGAARWRQGLTRVGATELVGFAGVDLDALEGPGARYDDITIGARTGVRFLGARSSVVAAAFGRSRHVAGDGFEDRFGLDLSFERRSAGGVSVFGAASWAVLDSAISDDRDGHAVAAQLGLRRSVGGRATLGAALRVEENRVAFDLEDYRDTELRVFGSYDAVRGITLRPELSLRYRDFRDPSPLFTASPNERAVQVALTVQKSDLFLGDGFSPFARVSHTRSRSDIDAYSYTESEVQIGLERRF, encoded by the coding sequence GTGGCGGCGCAACCCGCCCTGCCCGGCGCCGCGCGCAGCACCCTGCCCGTCGATGGCGCGGCGATCGAGGCGCGGTTCCTGCGCGGGCTTGCCCTGCTGAACGGCGGTCAGGCGGCGGCGGCGATCCCGCTCTTTCTCGACATTCTGGCGGGAGACCCGACCCTGGTGCGGGTCCGGCTGGAACTGGCGCGGGCCTATTTCGCCGCCGAACAGTGGAGCCGGGCGCGGGAGGAGTTCTTCGCCGTCCTCTCCACCGACCTGCCGGAGCCGGCGCGGCTGCGGGTGCTGGGCTTCATCCGGGCGATCGACGCGCGGCGGGGGTTCGACTGGGACCTGTCCATCGGCCTGGTCACCCTGGGCGAACGGCGGCGCTATGACAGCGACACGGTGGATCTGGAGATCGCGGGCACGGTGCTGCCCTTCACCCTGGAGCGGGACACCGACACCGAGCCGGGGCTGCGGGTGACGGGGGCGGCGCGCTGGCGGCAGGGGCTGACGCGGGTCGGGGCGACGGAGCTTGTGGGGTTCGCGGGGGTCGATCTCGATGCGCTGGAGGGGCCAGGGGCGCGGTACGACGACATCACAATCGGCGCGCGGACGGGGGTGCGGTTTCTGGGCGCGCGGAGCTCGGTGGTGGCCGCGGCCTTCGGGCGGAGCCGCCACGTGGCGGGAGACGGGTTCGAGGACCGCTTCGGCCTGGATCTGTCCTTCGAGCGGCGCAGTGCGGGCGGCGTGTCGGTCTTTGGCGCGGCGTCCTGGGCGGTGCTGGACAGCGCAATTTCGGACGACCGGGACGGGCACGCGGTGGCGGCCCAGCTTGGCCTGCGGCGCTCCGTGGGCGGGCGCGCGACGCTCGGCGCGGCGCTGCGGGTGGAAGAGAACCGGGTGGCGTTCGACCTGGAGGATTACCGCGACACCGAGCTGCGGGTCTTCGGCAGCTATGACGCGGTCCGGGGGATCACGTTGCGGCCCGAGCTGTCCCTGCGGTACCGGGATTTCCGCGACCCCAGCCCCCTGTTCACCGCCAGCCCGAACGAGCGCGCGGTGCAGGTCGCGCTGACGGTGCAGAAATCCGACCTGTTCCTGGGTGACGGGTTCTCGCCCTTTGCACGGGTCAGCCATACCCGCAGCCGGTCGGACATCGACGCCTACAGCTATACCGAGAGCGAAGTTCAGATCGGGCTGGAGCGGCGGTTCTGA
- a CDS encoding transferrin-binding protein-like solute binding protein — protein MSKTLTRSVALLVLAPVLTACGGGGGSGSATPFTSFNDLPETGTVELQGQARTARFAVDPVTGQLSLSNLSDTEDSTLRLTTANGLIPRVAIRAPDSAVAFDLDQGATVQVDGPVVFFESDDGRRFALLLDGGRGGPFEYQTLGAWLDGFGAERGTLGAGAYGARTPSARLPTGQVATYVGEGAGFARRADGEGYLTVSAIEVTTDFRQAEILSTQTQAISLATSDTIPAPELDFDGSGPVSGGGFTAAVSGPGSAGEAQGVFHGPNAEEVAGTYSLSGPGGVAHIGAFGGN, from the coding sequence ATGTCAAAGACCCTTACACGATCTGTCGCGCTGCTTGTGCTGGCCCCTGTGCTGACGGCCTGTGGCGGCGGCGGGGGCTCCGGTTCCGCGACCCCGTTCACCTCCTTCAACGACCTGCCCGAGACCGGCACCGTAGAGTTGCAAGGCCAGGCCCGGACCGCGCGCTTCGCGGTGGATCCGGTCACCGGCCAACTCAGCCTCTCGAACCTGTCGGACACCGAGGACAGCACGCTGCGGCTGACAACCGCCAACGGCCTGATACCGCGCGTGGCGATCCGGGCCCCCGACTCCGCCGTCGCGTTCGATCTGGACCAGGGGGCCACAGTCCAGGTGGATGGCCCCGTCGTCTTCTTCGAAAGCGATGATGGGCGGCGCTTCGCGCTGCTGCTCGATGGCGGCCGGGGCGGTCCGTTCGAGTACCAGACCCTCGGAGCCTGGCTGGACGGGTTCGGCGCGGAGCGCGGCACCTTGGGCGCGGGGGCTTATGGCGCGCGGACGCCCAGCGCGCGGTTGCCCACCGGGCAGGTCGCCACCTATGTCGGTGAGGGCGCCGGGTTTGCGCGACGGGCCGATGGCGAGGGCTATCTCACCGTCTCGGCCATCGAGGTGACGACCGATTTCCGGCAGGCGGAGATCCTCAGCACGCAGACGCAGGCGATTTCCCTCGCAACCTCGGACACAATTCCCGCCCCGGAGCTGGATTTCGACGGCAGTGGGCCGGTCTCGGGTGGGGGATTCACCGCGGCGGTGTCCGGGCCGGGCTCGGCGGGGGAGGCGCAGGGCGTGTTCCATGGCCCCAATGCCGAGGAGGTGGCCGGGACCTACAGCCTGAGCGGGCCGGGCGGCGTGGCGCATATCGGCGCGTTCGGCGGCAACTGA